From the genome of Dryobates pubescens isolate bDryPub1 chromosome 5, bDryPub1.pri, whole genome shotgun sequence, one region includes:
- the RBM25 gene encoding RNA-binding protein 25 yields the protein MSFPPHLNRPPMGIPTLPPGIPPPQFPGFPPPVPPGTPMIPVPMGIMAPAPTVLVPTTVSMVGKHLGVRKDHPGLKNKENDENSGPTTTVFVGNISEKASDMLIRQLLAKCGLVLSWKRVQGASGKLQAFGFCEYKEPESTLRALRLLHDLQIGEKKLLVKVDAKTKAQLDEWKAKKKASNGNARPETTTDDDEALDEETKRRDQIIKGAIEVLIREYSSELNAPSQESDSHPRKKKKEKKEDIFRRFPVAPLIPYPLITKEDINAIEMEEDKRDLISREISKFRDTHKKLEEEKGKKEKERQEIEKERRERERERERERERREREREREREREKEKERERERERDRDRDRTKDRDRDRERDRDRDRDRERSSDRNKDRSRSREKSRDREREREREREREREREREREREREREREREREREREKDKKRDREEDEEDAYERRKLERKLREKEAAYQERLKNWEIRERKKSREYEKEAEREEERRREMAKEAKRLKEFLEDYDDDRDDPKYYRGSALQKRLRDREKEMEADERDRKREKEELEEIRQRLLAEGHPDPDAELQRMEQEAERRRQPQIKQEPESEEEEEEKTEKEEKREEPEEEEEEPEQKPCLKPTLRPISSAPSVSSASGNATPNTPGDESPCGIIIPHENSPDQQQPEEHRPKIGLSLKLGACNSPNQPNAVKRKKLAVDSVFNKFDDEDSDDVPRKRKLVPLDYGEEDKSNIKGSVNTEEKRKHIKSLIEKIPTAKPELFAYPLDWSIVDSTLMERRIRPWINKKIIEYIGEEEATLVDFVCSKVMAHSSPQSILDDVAMVLDEEAEVFIVKMWRLLIYETEAKKIGLVK from the exons GGACCCCTATGATTCCTGTACCAATGGGCATTATGGCGCCTGCTCCAACT GTGTTAGTTCCTACCACGGTGTCTATGGTTGGAAAACATTTGGGAGTTAGGAAAGATCATCCTGGcttaaagaacaaagaaaatgaTGAAAACAGCGGTCCCACTACCACAGTTTTCGTAGGCAACATTTCTGAGAAGGCTTCAGACATGCTCATACGGCAGCTTCTAGCA AAATGTGGCTTggttttgagttggaagagagtACAAGGAGCATCTGGAAAACTTCAAG CCTTTGGATTTTGTGAGTACAAAGAACCAGAATCCACCCTACGAGCGCTGAGACTACTCCATGACCTCCAGATTGGAGAGAAGAAGCTGCTAGTCAAAGTTGATGCAAAGACAAAGGCTCAGCTAGATGAGTGGAAAGCCAAAAAAAAGGCTTCTAATGGG AACGCCAGACCAGAGACGACAACTGATGATGACGAAGCACTGGATGAGGAAACGAAAAGAAGAGATCAGATAATTAAGGGGGCCATTGAAGTCTTAATACGAGAATATTCCAGCGAGCTCAATGCCCCCTCCCAGGAATCTGACTCTCACcccaggaagaagaaaaaggaaaagaaggaggac ATTTTCCGCAGATTTCCAGTGGCCCCACTGATACCTTATCCACTCATCACCAAG GAGGATATAAATGCTATAGAaatggaggaagacaaaagagaCCTGATATCAAGAGAGATCAGTAAATTCAGAGACACACACAAG AAactggaggaggaaaaaggcaaaaaggagaaagaaagacaggaaaTTGAAAAAGAAcgcagagaaagagaaagggaacgGGAGCGTGAACGAGAAAGGAGGGAGCgtgaaagagagagggagcGTGAacgagagaaggagaaggaacgGGAGCGTGAACGGGAGCGAGATAGGGATCGTGACCGGACTAAGGACCGAGACAGAGACCGTGAACGAGACCGAGATCGTGACAGAGATCGTGAAAGGAGCTCGGATCGCAACAAGGATAGGAGCAGATCAAG agaaaaaagcagagacagggagagagaaCGAGAgcgagaaagggaaagagaacgAGAacgagaaagggagagagaacgCGAGCGGGAACGGGAAAGAGAGCGTGAGCGGGAACGAGAACGGGAGAAGGATAAGAAGAGGGACCgagaggaagatgaggaagatgCCTACGAGCGCCGAAAACTAGAGAGAAAACTGCGGGAAAAAGAAGCTGCGTATCAAGAG CGTCTTAAAAACTGGGAAATCAGAGAACGGAAGAAAAGTCGAGAATATGAAAAAGAGgctgaaagggaagaagaaagaagaagggaaatg GCAAAAGAAGCCAAACGGTTAAAAGAATTCTTGGAAGATTATGATGATGACAGAGATGACCCAAAATATTACAG GGGTAGTGCTCTTCAGAAGAGGCTACGAGACAGGGAGAAGGAGATGGAAGCAGATGAACGAgataggaaaagggaaaaggaagagttAGAAGAAATTAGGCAGCGCCTTCTGGCCGAAGGACACCCAGATCCCGATGCAGAACTCCAGAGG ATGGAGCAGGAAGCTGAGCGGCGTAGGCAGCCACAAATAAAACAAGAGCCAGAatctgaggaggaagaggaagagaagacagaaaaagaggaaaaaagagaagagccagaggaagaggaggaggagcctgagcaaAAGCCCTGCCTTAAGCCTACTTTGCGACccatcagctctgctccatcTGTTTCTTCTGCTAGTGGAAATGCAACCCCTAACACACCTGGAGATGAATCTCCCTGTGGCATTATTATCCCTCATGAAAATTCACCTGATcaacagcagccagaggagcacAGGCCCAAAATAGGACTTAGCCTCAAACTGG GTGCCTGCAATAGCCCTAATCAGCCCAATGCTGTAAAGAGGAAGAAGCTTGCAGTGGATAGTGTTTTTAATAAATTTGATGATGAAGACAGTGATGATGTGCCACGGAAAAGGAAACTTGTACCCCTGGATTATGGAGAAGAAGATAAAAGCAATATCAAAGGCAGTGTCAATACAGAAGAGAAACGCAAACATATCAAGAGTCTGATTGAGAAGATTCCCACGGCGAAACCAGAGCTCTTTGCTTATCCTCTTGACTGGTCAATTGTGGATTCA ACGCTAATGGAACGTCGAATTAGACCGTGGATCAACAAGAAAATAATAGAATATATTGGTGAAGAAGAAGCCACACTAGTTGACTTCGTTTGTTCAAAG GTTATGGCTCACAGCTCACCACAGAGTATCCTGGATGATGTTGCCATG GTACTAGATGAAGAAGCTGAAGTTTTCATAGTCAAAATGTGGAGGTTGTTGATATACGAGACAGAAGCAAAGAAGATTGGTCTAGTGAAATAA